A region from the Gemmatimonadota bacterium genome encodes:
- the malQ gene encoding 4-alpha-glucanotransferase, which translates to MAHRRTAGLLLHPTSLPGPHGSGDLGPDAHRFLDVLAEAGCSVWQMLPLGPTGYGDSPYQSFSSFAGNPLLIHLPGCATAAGPAQRVDYQATIAARQAALADAVAHFVPDPDYERFLVGSESWLPDYALFMALKELHGGSAWTTWNAGVDRRALGIDPGAVVPLVHARQVEQFLFDQQFRALQAAAHDRGIQLMGDVPIYVAHDSADCWANRRLFRLDERGGLKVQAGVPPDYFSPAGQLWGNPLYDWEAHRAQGYHWWIARLRHAFTRFDIVRLDHFRGFESYWEVAGDASTAVDGTWQSGPGAPLFHAVREALGPVRIVAEDLGEITPAVESLRTSLQLPGMVVLQFAFGDDDADNVHRPHNWTHDLVAYTGTHDNDTTRGWQDAIVKADDAKPADTAATGASPQPSNPVDRACDYLDTDGSALHWDFIRAVHGSVAETAIVPLQDVLGLGSDARMNFPGRTSGNWQWRFTWDQVTPALLSRFRRLTERYGRAPRGDGSADPPVAEQP; encoded by the coding sequence GAGACCTGGGGCCAGACGCCCATCGCTTCCTCGACGTCCTCGCGGAGGCCGGGTGTTCGGTATGGCAGATGCTCCCGCTCGGCCCCACCGGGTACGGCGACTCGCCATACCAGTCGTTCTCGAGCTTTGCCGGCAACCCGCTGCTGATCCACCTCCCGGGCTGCGCGACAGCCGCGGGGCCGGCGCAGCGCGTGGACTACCAGGCCACGATCGCCGCGCGACAGGCAGCGCTCGCGGACGCCGTCGCGCACTTCGTGCCGGATCCGGACTACGAGCGCTTCCTTGTCGGGAGCGAGAGCTGGCTTCCGGACTACGCGCTGTTCATGGCACTCAAGGAGTTGCATGGCGGCAGCGCGTGGACCACGTGGAACGCGGGCGTCGACCGCCGCGCATTGGGGATCGACCCTGGCGCGGTCGTCCCATTGGTGCATGCGCGGCAGGTCGAGCAGTTCCTCTTTGACCAGCAGTTTCGCGCACTCCAGGCCGCCGCCCACGACCGTGGCATCCAGCTCATGGGCGACGTCCCGATCTATGTGGCGCACGACTCCGCCGATTGCTGGGCCAATCGCCGCCTCTTTCGACTGGACGAGCGCGGCGGGCTGAAGGTCCAGGCCGGTGTACCGCCGGACTACTTCAGCCCTGCAGGGCAGCTCTGGGGCAATCCGCTCTACGATTGGGAGGCTCACCGAGCGCAGGGCTACCACTGGTGGATCGCGCGGTTGCGCCATGCCTTCACGCGCTTCGACATCGTACGCCTGGACCACTTCCGCGGCTTTGAGTCGTACTGGGAAGTCGCCGGCGACGCGTCGACGGCGGTGGATGGCACCTGGCAATCGGGTCCCGGCGCCCCGCTCTTTCACGCGGTGCGCGAAGCACTCGGTCCGGTGCGCATCGTGGCGGAGGACCTGGGTGAGATCACCCCGGCCGTCGAGTCCTTGCGAACGTCGCTGCAACTCCCGGGGATGGTCGTGCTGCAGTTCGCCTTTGGGGACGACGACGCGGACAACGTGCATCGTCCCCACAACTGGACGCACGACCTGGTGGCGTACACGGGCACCCATGACAACGACACGACCCGTGGATGGCAGGATGCCATCGTCAAGGCAGACGACGCCAAGCCAGCGGATACGGCTGCCACCGGGGCGTCGCCACAGCCTTCGAACCCGGTCGATCGTGCGTGCGATTACCTCGACACCGACGGTTCGGCACTCCATTGGGACTTCATTCGCGCAGTGCACGGTTCGGTGGCTGAGACTGCGATCGTCCCGCTCCAGGACGTGCTGGGGCTCGGAAGCGACGCCCGCATGAACTTCCCCGGCCGCACCAGCGGCAATTGGCAGTGGCGCTTCACCTGGGACCAGGTCACCCCGGCATTGCTCTCGAGATTCAGACGCCTGACCGAGCGCTACGGCCGCGCGCCGCGCGGCGACGGTTCAGCTGACCCGCCGGTGGCTGAGCAGCCCTAA
- a CDS encoding aminopeptidase P family protein — protein sequence MLNRRTFLTTSGLAAAGAACTPQSGGAAGGDASDLPPALAALTPMKDGVVAISVDERKARLEKARRLMAEQKIDALMLTGGTSMVYFTGMQWGNSERLTCAVIPAKGNAFIVTPKFEEERTVEQARLGPLGAETAVMTWEEHENPYALVAQGIRAAGFSTGAIGMEETVKHVFSAGVAGAAPQMRVVSGTPISAGCRIVKDEHELALMRHASAVTLKAYEAAWKSLKEGMTQGDFARLVSQAHERLGYNGSAGVQVGEFSALPHGSVTPQVIREGSILLIDGGCKVEGYSSDISRTFVLGKPTQKMNDVFEIEWQAQTAALKAAKPGVPCEAVDAAARKVIVDGGYGPDYKYFSHRVGHGMGMDGHEWPYLVRGNTLPLAPGMTFSDEPGIYIPGEFGIRLEDDMYITADGAALFTPQSPSLEDPFGPAR from the coding sequence ATGCTCAATCGTCGCACCTTCCTGACCACGTCCGGTCTCGCCGCCGCCGGCGCCGCGTGCACCCCTCAGTCCGGCGGCGCGGCCGGAGGTGATGCGTCCGACCTTCCACCGGCCCTCGCCGCCCTCACGCCGATGAAGGACGGGGTGGTCGCGATCTCGGTCGATGAGCGCAAGGCTCGGCTGGAGAAGGCGCGGCGCCTGATGGCCGAGCAGAAGATCGACGCCCTCATGCTCACCGGGGGGACGAGCATGGTCTACTTCACCGGGATGCAGTGGGGCAATTCGGAGCGCCTGACCTGCGCGGTGATCCCGGCGAAGGGCAACGCCTTCATCGTAACCCCGAAGTTCGAGGAAGAGCGCACGGTGGAGCAGGCTCGGCTGGGCCCGTTAGGCGCAGAAACGGCGGTGATGACGTGGGAAGAGCACGAGAACCCGTATGCGCTGGTGGCGCAGGGGATTCGGGCGGCCGGGTTCTCGACCGGCGCGATCGGGATGGAGGAGACCGTCAAGCACGTGTTCAGTGCGGGGGTGGCCGGAGCCGCACCGCAGATGCGTGTGGTGTCTGGCACGCCGATCTCGGCCGGGTGCCGAATCGTCAAGGATGAGCACGAACTGGCCCTCATGCGCCACGCGTCCGCCGTCACGCTCAAGGCGTACGAAGCGGCGTGGAAGTCCCTGAAGGAGGGGATGACCCAGGGTGACTTCGCCCGCCTGGTCTCCCAGGCCCACGAGCGACTGGGCTACAATGGAAGTGCAGGTGTGCAGGTCGGGGAGTTCAGCGCCTTGCCGCATGGCTCGGTCACCCCGCAGGTGATCCGCGAGGGGTCAATCCTGCTGATCGACGGCGGGTGCAAGGTGGAGGGATACAGCTCGGACATCTCGCGCACGTTCGTCCTCGGGAAACCGACGCAGAAGATGAACGACGTCTTCGAAATCGAATGGCAGGCGCAGACGGCCGCGCTCAAGGCTGCAAAGCCCGGGGTGCCGTGCGAGGCTGTGGATGCCGCGGCGCGAAAGGTCATTGTGGATGGCGGGTACGGACCGGACTACAAGTACTTCTCGCATCGCGTCGGCCACGGGATGGGGATGGACGGGCACGAGTGGCCGTATCTCGTGCGCGGCAACACGCTGCCACTGGCACCCGGCATGACATTCTCGGATGAGCCGGGGATCTATATCCCGGGCGAGTTTGGCATCCGCTTGGAGGACGACATGTACATCACGGCGGATGGGGCGGCGTTGTTCACGCCGCAGAGTCCGTCGTTGGAGGACCCCTTCGGGCCGGCCCGCTAG
- a CDS encoding amidohydrolase, translated as MRKTYALLAAALTLGGWAAPLVAQDANPAPNRREGEGPFDKLIIRGVTLIDGAGGPPRGPVDIVIEKNRISQVVDVGFPNLPIDQARRPKGPAREIQAEGMYVMPGFIDLHVHTCGKPKAPDAEYCYKLWLAHGVTTVRGVPLGGFEWSLSETKRANANEITAPRMVNCQRPGGGRGWGGKPILTEEDARAWTRWAKEQGVDCLKVGAHDPAVMRGLMDESKKLGMGSTAHLQQLGVGNMNAADAVTLGLGAVTHFYGIFESMYDKNDIQPYPDTYNYNDEQWRFGQVARQWNLVTPGSDKWKAFLKLLKDNNATLDPTMTTYMSGRDLSKRRTVEWHEGYTLPSLWDFYTPNRENHGAYFFNWTTWDEVAWKKFYQVWMDFIQDYKNMGGRVTPSTDAGFIYNTYGFSYIEELENFQEAGFHPLEVIRAATQHSAEELNKASGKPIEMGIVRPGMLADLVIAPENPVANFKTLYGTGFQRLNDKTGKVERVGGVRYTIKDGIVYDAKKLLADVAAMVEKQKKERGITKLPVAPFVP; from the coding sequence ATGCGAAAGACGTACGCCTTGCTGGCTGCGGCCCTCACCCTCGGCGGCTGGGCCGCGCCGCTGGTTGCCCAGGACGCGAATCCCGCCCCCAATCGACGCGAGGGGGAAGGGCCGTTCGACAAGCTCATCATCCGCGGCGTCACTCTCATAGATGGCGCCGGCGGCCCACCGCGCGGTCCGGTCGACATCGTCATCGAGAAGAACCGCATCTCGCAGGTGGTGGATGTGGGCTTCCCCAACCTGCCGATCGACCAGGCCCGGCGCCCCAAGGGCCCGGCGCGCGAGATCCAGGCCGAAGGGATGTACGTGATGCCCGGCTTCATTGACCTGCACGTGCACACCTGCGGCAAGCCCAAGGCGCCGGATGCCGAATACTGCTACAAGCTCTGGCTGGCCCACGGCGTCACCACGGTGCGCGGCGTCCCGTTAGGCGGCTTCGAATGGTCCTTGAGCGAAACGAAGCGGGCGAATGCGAATGAGATCACCGCACCGCGTATGGTCAACTGCCAGCGCCCAGGTGGCGGGCGTGGCTGGGGGGGCAAGCCGATCCTGACCGAGGAGGATGCCCGCGCCTGGACGCGCTGGGCGAAGGAGCAGGGGGTGGACTGCCTCAAGGTCGGCGCCCACGATCCCGCCGTGATGCGCGGCCTGATGGACGAGTCGAAGAAGCTCGGCATGGGGTCCACGGCGCACCTGCAGCAGCTCGGGGTCGGCAACATGAACGCCGCCGATGCCGTCACGCTCGGGCTTGGGGCCGTGACGCACTTCTACGGCATCTTCGAGTCGATGTATGACAAGAACGACATCCAGCCGTATCCGGACACCTACAACTACAACGACGAGCAGTGGCGCTTTGGCCAGGTCGCCCGTCAGTGGAACCTGGTGACCCCGGGGAGCGACAAGTGGAAGGCGTTCCTCAAGCTCCTCAAGGACAACAATGCGACGTTGGACCCGACGATGACGACGTACATGTCTGGTCGGGACCTCTCCAAGCGCCGCACCGTGGAGTGGCACGAGGGATACACCCTGCCGTCGTTGTGGGACTTCTACACCCCGAACCGCGAGAACCACGGCGCCTATTTCTTCAATTGGACGACGTGGGACGAGGTGGCGTGGAAGAAGTTCTACCAGGTGTGGATGGACTTCATCCAGGACTACAAGAACATGGGCGGCCGCGTGACCCCGTCCACAGATGCGGGCTTCATCTACAACACCTACGGCTTCAGCTACATCGAGGAGTTGGAGAACTTCCAGGAAGCCGGCTTCCATCCGCTGGAGGTCATTCGCGCCGCCACGCAGCACTCGGCCGAGGAGCTGAACAAGGCCAGCGGGAAGCCGATCGAGATGGGGATCGTCCGTCCCGGCATGCTGGCCGACCTCGTCATCGCCCCGGAAAACCCGGTGGCGAACTTCAAGACGCTGTACGGCACCGGGTTCCAGCGCTTGAATGACAAGACCGGGAAGGTCGAGCGGGTCGGCGGCGTGCGGTATACGATCAAGGACGGCATCGTCTACGACGCGAAGAAGCTCCTGGCCGATGTCGCGGCGATGGTGGAGAAGCAGAAGAAGGAGCGGGGGATCACCAAGTTGCCGGTGGCGCCGTTCGTCCCCTAG
- a CDS encoding HNH endonuclease, producing the protein MTTIQSRMSIPAKRPRRRIGRGRGGKTPPQETSVSTSRDAYVETRRWLLRQHGPLCAYCGLRYEPDTMTLDHVTPRRGQTAYDRRDNLVLCCKRCNSAKADKPFMVYLLAQRQRAVHLLRYGGHLSEGIVDLVRHVAAGVSVEVTGAIAPRIVYGPDPDDDESPYLESPYRETA; encoded by the coding sequence ATGACTACGATTCAGTCACGAATGAGCATTCCAGCAAAACGACCGCGCCGTCGCATCGGCCGCGGCAGGGGGGGAAAGACCCCTCCCCAGGAAACATCGGTATCGACCAGCCGCGATGCCTACGTCGAGACCCGACGGTGGCTTCTGAGGCAGCATGGTCCGCTCTGCGCCTATTGTGGGCTGCGCTACGAGCCGGACACGATGACCCTCGATCACGTGACGCCGCGGCGAGGTCAAACCGCGTACGACCGTCGCGACAACCTCGTGTTGTGCTGCAAGCGCTGCAATAGCGCCAAGGCGGACAAGCCCTTCATGGTGTACTTGCTGGCGCAACGCCAGCGTGCCGTGCACCTGCTGCGGTACGGCGGCCACCTGTCTGAGGGGATCGTCGATCTCGTGCGTCACGTCGCCGCCGGGGTGTCTGTCGAAGTCACGGGAGCGATCGCCCCGCGCATCGTGTATGGGCCGGACCCGGACGACGACGAGTCGCCGTACCTCGAGTCGCCGTACCGCGAAACCGCCTGA
- a CDS encoding HAMP domain-containing protein codes for MANLRMQIIALVTGAVLLSVALLSAFGVRSATVQFRATLHERTTSTPDNPTTALEPLKALARDSGLAALVAKVASGDTTPVAPSVLVLAPAGTLLATNDTTFAGATTARLGAQRISLDVRRAGELRRLILDAGEWLLSPSGDTLALLVQVPRPPETANVSVSVDSASRAFGAGFNRRLWFGAAGILLLSIIAAFWLTRRLLDPLARLRAAVSRVAGGDYTARVGATGLAELEPVARAFDEMAEHLDRSERSRRQLLRDVAHELRTPLTNLRAQVESLQDGLRAADAEALASLHEEARILERLVADVDVLARADAGRLDLHIEVLDLADLVARAANAFVAAGRLPASHLHLALTPVQLNGDAHRLGQVVRNLVDNAVQHGGDGVAITITCRTQGAEAVLEVSDSGPGIPPEHLPHIFDRLYRPDDSRARRTGGAGLGLSIVKAIVEGHGGAVTLTCPPSAGTVVTVRLPITPTAS; via the coding sequence GTGGCTAACCTGCGCATGCAAATCATCGCGCTGGTGACCGGCGCCGTGCTGCTTTCCGTCGCGTTGCTGTCTGCGTTTGGGGTGCGGTCGGCGACGGTCCAGTTCCGCGCGACGCTTCACGAACGCACGACCAGCACGCCTGACAACCCGACGACGGCGCTGGAGCCACTGAAGGCACTGGCGCGGGACAGTGGCCTGGCCGCCTTGGTGGCCAAGGTGGCTTCTGGCGACACGACCCCTGTCGCGCCGAGCGTGCTGGTCCTTGCCCCCGCCGGGACACTGCTCGCGACCAATGACACCACCTTCGCCGGCGCCACGACGGCACGACTCGGTGCCCAGCGGATATCGCTCGACGTGCGGCGCGCGGGGGAACTGCGCCGTCTCATCCTCGACGCCGGGGAGTGGCTCCTGTCGCCGTCCGGCGACACCTTGGCGCTCCTCGTCCAGGTGCCGCGCCCGCCGGAGACCGCGAACGTCTCGGTCTCGGTCGACAGCGCGTCGCGCGCGTTCGGCGCCGGGTTCAACCGCCGGCTGTGGTTTGGAGCGGCCGGCATCCTGTTGTTGTCGATCATCGCCGCGTTCTGGCTTACCCGTCGGCTGCTGGACCCCCTTGCCCGGCTTCGCGCCGCCGTCTCGCGCGTGGCAGGCGGGGACTACACGGCGCGTGTGGGGGCGACCGGGCTGGCCGAGCTCGAACCCGTGGCGCGAGCCTTTGACGAGATGGCCGAACACCTGGACCGCTCCGAGCGCAGCCGACGCCAACTCCTGCGAGACGTGGCGCACGAGCTGCGCACGCCGCTCACCAACCTCCGGGCCCAGGTGGAGTCGTTGCAGGATGGCTTGCGAGCAGCCGATGCGGAGGCACTGGCGTCACTGCACGAGGAGGCCCGCATCCTCGAACGCCTGGTGGCCGACGTCGACGTCCTGGCACGCGCGGACGCCGGACGGCTCGACCTGCACATCGAAGTCCTCGACCTCGCCGACTTGGTTGCGCGAGCGGCCAATGCGTTCGTGGCTGCCGGGCGACTCCCCGCGTCTCACCTCCACCTCGCGCTGACCCCGGTACAGCTCAATGGAGACGCGCATCGCCTGGGGCAGGTCGTGCGCAATCTCGTCGACAACGCCGTCCAGCATGGCGGCGACGGCGTGGCCATCACGATCACGTGCCGGACGCAGGGCGCGGAGGCCGTGCTGGAGGTCAGCGACTCGGGTCCGGGAATCCCGCCGGAACACCTCCCGCACATCTTCGATCGACTGTATCGGCCGGACGACTCACGGGCCCGTCGCACCGGTGGGGCCGGACTCGGCCTTTCCATCGTGAAGGCGATCGTCGAGGGCCACGGGGGGGCGGTGACCCTAACCTGCCCCCCGAGCGCCGGGACCGTCGTCACCGTGCGCTTGCCGATCACACCAACGGCGAGCTAG
- a CDS encoding GNAT family N-acetyltransferase gives MRPLSPAHEYDVPALAALNNRFNEAGLTLPRTEAFVEGHLDDYRVIRDDDGHVVGCVCLDEYSPSLVELVSLAVDPAHHRKGLGRTLIQAAVDLARRRGYPEIFAVSFADDLFQRCGFASQDVTRYPEKKRRYDRVAADEWTVGQKHCFARQLA, from the coding sequence ATGCGCCCCCTGTCTCCTGCCCACGAGTACGACGTGCCGGCCCTGGCGGCACTCAACAACCGCTTCAATGAGGCGGGGTTGACCCTGCCACGCACGGAAGCGTTTGTCGAGGGACACCTTGACGACTATCGGGTCATTCGGGACGACGATGGCCACGTGGTCGGCTGCGTGTGTCTTGATGAATACTCGCCCTCCCTGGTCGAGTTGGTGTCGCTGGCCGTGGATCCGGCGCACCACCGCAAGGGGCTTGGCCGCACGCTGATCCAGGCTGCGGTGGACCTGGCCCGTCGCCGGGGGTATCCCGAGATCTTCGCCGTCTCCTTCGCGGACGACCTGTTTCAGCGCTGTGGCTTCGCATCGCAGGATGTGACGCGTTATCCCGAGAAAAAGCGCCGGTATGACCGGGTCGCCGCCGACGAGTGGACCGTCGGCCAGAAGCACTGCTTTGCCCGACAGTTGGCGTGA
- a CDS encoding amidohydrolase family protein — MPTGSTGQRSGAAMAAGFQVAIHAIGDAGNRATLDFIDSVARAVPASRSLRHRVEHAQVIHPEDLARFARGDIIASMQPPHAVEDMPWAEQRLGADRVQGAYAWRRLRATGASLVFGSDLPGSGWNIFYGLHSAITRQDTLGNPDGGWYPGERMTPEEALRGYTSWAAFASFDDARGGQLAAGRRADFTVLSTDPLTAASTQDLLSGTARLTVSRGRVVYRIPSTP; from the coding sequence GTGCCTACGGGTTCGACCGGGCAGCGATCCGGGGCGGCGATGGCCGCCGGCTTCCAGGTCGCGATCCACGCCATTGGCGACGCCGGAAATCGGGCGACACTGGACTTCATCGATTCGGTCGCGCGTGCCGTGCCAGCCAGTCGCAGCCTGCGGCACCGCGTGGAACACGCCCAGGTCATTCACCCGGAAGACCTCGCGCGATTCGCGCGCGGCGACATCATCGCCTCCATGCAGCCTCCGCACGCGGTGGAAGACATGCCGTGGGCCGAGCAGCGCCTTGGGGCAGACCGCGTCCAGGGGGCGTATGCCTGGCGTCGCCTGCGGGCGACCGGCGCATCGCTGGTATTCGGGTCGGACCTTCCCGGCTCGGGCTGGAATATCTTCTACGGCTTGCACAGCGCGATCACGCGACAGGACACGTTAGGCAACCCCGATGGGGGATGGTATCCGGGCGAACGCATGACGCCGGAAGAGGCCCTGCGCGGCTACACCAGTTGGGCGGCGTTCGCCTCGTTCGATGACGCGCGCGGTGGCCAGCTCGCGGCCGGTCGCCGCGCCGACTTCACGGTGCTGTCCACCGATCCGTTAACGGCGGCCAGCACGCAGGACCTGCTCAGTGGCACCGCTCGCCTTACCGTTTCCCGAGGTCGCGTGGTGTACCGTATCCCCTCCACCCCCTGA
- a CDS encoding HAMP domain-containing histidine kinase produces MTRLVNYSALAAASSTILLLFVAFVLGGISRAPGWERTRAFAWVSVTAAAYAAGDLLTVSGEVPRVAQLWASRGQFIVGSLHAAAWLQFAYDTDEGRSARRAMGLRWMCYGMAALGLIPGLALEATSREIRVPAIGVTYAMFPLTPVGSVGGALMLVGIAVAFVRVAREGWGGSRLSEWAKVGFGAFYACAAVDFGTASGVFEFVPLAGVGFLVALMPVAVYMIRAFVRNAHRLDRLSRDLSVEVQARTNDVLVAQRALADAERHASIGRVAAGVAHDINNPLAWLMLNADLLRDFGSRHPMPAEATESIDGIVDGAERIKAAVEALRARTRWSPGMRVAVAPDRLVRVALKAVATELHQSHDVSVDLGATPLVLGDEAELMGAFSDLLSLAQRISSAMPGVAQVRVESRTGNDGWATFLVSARRTAAANGALDLSMLARGDQRGLGAARHEFERHGGTLHIDAAPDQWSATVRLPPSGQLVTPDGRVGAFAVAAMP; encoded by the coding sequence TTGACTCGACTCGTGAACTACTCGGCTCTCGCTGCGGCGAGCTCCACCATCCTCCTGCTGTTCGTCGCCTTCGTCCTGGGCGGGATTTCCCGGGCCCCGGGCTGGGAGCGCACCCGCGCGTTCGCGTGGGTGTCGGTGACCGCGGCCGCGTATGCCGCCGGCGACCTGCTCACCGTCAGCGGAGAGGTGCCGCGTGTTGCCCAACTCTGGGCCTCGCGCGGGCAGTTTATTGTGGGCTCCCTCCACGCGGCCGCCTGGCTCCAGTTTGCGTACGACACGGACGAGGGGCGGTCGGCGCGACGCGCCATGGGACTGCGGTGGATGTGCTACGGCATGGCGGCCCTGGGACTCATTCCGGGACTCGCTCTCGAAGCCACGTCCCGCGAAATTCGCGTGCCGGCGATTGGGGTGACCTACGCGATGTTTCCGCTCACCCCGGTGGGCAGTGTGGGTGGGGCACTCATGCTGGTGGGCATTGCCGTGGCCTTTGTCCGCGTGGCGCGCGAGGGATGGGGAGGCTCCCGGCTTTCTGAGTGGGCCAAGGTCGGGTTCGGTGCCTTCTATGCGTGCGCTGCGGTCGACTTCGGGACCGCCTCGGGGGTCTTCGAATTCGTGCCGTTGGCCGGCGTCGGATTCCTGGTGGCACTCATGCCGGTCGCCGTTTACATGATTCGGGCGTTTGTCCGCAACGCCCATCGGCTCGATCGGTTGTCCCGCGACTTGTCCGTTGAGGTGCAAGCGCGCACCAACGATGTCTTGGTCGCGCAACGCGCCTTGGCCGACGCCGAACGGCATGCCTCCATCGGTCGCGTCGCCGCCGGCGTCGCGCACGACATCAACAACCCGCTGGCGTGGCTGATGTTGAACGCAGACCTGCTGCGCGACTTTGGCTCACGGCATCCCATGCCGGCGGAAGCCACGGAGTCGATCGACGGCATCGTGGACGGGGCGGAGCGCATCAAGGCCGCCGTCGAGGCCCTGCGGGCTCGGACGCGGTGGTCGCCGGGGATGCGCGTCGCCGTCGCGCCGGACCGCCTGGTGCGGGTCGCCCTCAAGGCTGTGGCGACGGAGTTGCACCAGTCGCACGATGTCTCGGTTGACCTGGGAGCGACCCCCCTCGTGCTTGGGGACGAGGCCGAACTCATGGGCGCCTTCTCCGATCTCCTGTCCCTGGCGCAGCGCATCAGTTCCGCTATGCCGGGTGTCGCCCAGGTGCGCGTGGAATCCCGCACGGGGAACGACGGCTGGGCGACGTTCCTGGTGAGCGCCCGCCGCACCGCCGCCGCCAACGGCGCCCTCGACCTGTCGATGCTCGCGCGCGGCGACCAGAGGGGACTCGGCGCCGCGCGGCACGAGTTTGAACGTCACGGTGGGACGCTGCACATCGACGCCGCGCCGGATCAGTGGTCCGCCACGGTTCGGCTGCCGCCCAGTGGACAGCTCGTCACCCCCGACGGTCGCGTCGGCGCCTTCGCCGTCGCCGCGATGCCCTAG
- a CDS encoding vitamin K epoxide reductase family protein: MMQTDHSERNPAIYRQAIAVLAFLAGLIALYLHLVKVGTFGVPSCGPGGGCVAAWYSSWGSFLGIDVALIGAIGYGLLTVVALLGTRIDLENSPAVTNTILVLVLAAVAFTWRLKYGEWYVMGIFCVWCFESFMTIHLCLVLVLLDRRRLRRAG, translated from the coding sequence ATGATGCAGACCGACCACTCGGAGCGAAATCCGGCGATCTATCGCCAGGCCATCGCGGTCCTCGCCTTCCTCGCCGGGCTCATCGCCCTCTATCTGCATCTCGTGAAGGTCGGGACCTTCGGCGTCCCCTCGTGCGGGCCTGGCGGCGGCTGTGTGGCCGCGTGGTACAGCTCGTGGGGGAGCTTCCTCGGCATTGACGTCGCCCTCATCGGGGCCATTGGCTACGGGTTGCTGACCGTCGTCGCCCTTCTGGGCACCCGCATCGACCTGGAAAACTCGCCGGCCGTGACCAACACCATCCTGGTCCTGGTGTTGGCCGCTGTCGCCTTTACCTGGCGCCTCAAGTACGGGGAGTGGTACGTGATGGGGATCTTCTGCGTCTGGTGCTTCGAGTCCTTCATGACGATTCACCTGTGCCTGGTCCTCGTACTCCTGGACCGTCGGAGACTGCGGCGAGCGGGGTAG
- a CDS encoding SH3 domain-containing protein: MTNPAPNIAPPPAPAAALPPGVMQPPTGFTRSGIASPDTYINLRTEPDRAAAIVGTINPGTQVETGARFRGWRQVRTPAGQVGWVDPRHLVDIPTRPR; the protein is encoded by the coding sequence GTGACGAACCCCGCACCGAACATTGCGCCGCCTCCGGCACCCGCAGCCGCGCTGCCGCCCGGGGTCATGCAACCTCCCACCGGCTTCACCCGGAGCGGTATTGCCTCCCCAGACACGTACATCAACCTTCGCACGGAGCCGGATCGCGCGGCAGCGATCGTGGGAACGATCAACCCGGGGACCCAGGTCGAGACCGGCGCCCGCTTTCGCGGATGGCGCCAGGTGCGGACCCCCGCAGGGCAAGTGGGATGGGTCGACCCCCGCCACCTGGTCGATATCCCGACGCGGCCCCGATAG
- a CDS encoding transporter, whose product MTDRPDFTESSETVPTGMAQLESGATVQRVGEETGTTVGEALLRVGLASRVELRLGFNSYAVVRSPGARQQGLEDASVGAKLGLISGGGVVPKMSVIVASSVPTGAQPFRADKLQPEMKLTAAWASATVSPSLQTSTTAGFATSSTLWARPVRRRRSGSG is encoded by the coding sequence GTGACCGATCGACCCGACTTTACCGAGAGCAGCGAAACGGTGCCCACGGGGATGGCCCAGCTGGAATCCGGGGCAACGGTGCAGCGAGTGGGAGAAGAGACCGGGACGACCGTCGGTGAAGCGTTGCTCCGCGTCGGCCTGGCATCTCGCGTCGAGTTGCGGCTCGGGTTCAACTCGTATGCCGTGGTCCGCTCACCCGGTGCCCGTCAGCAGGGGCTGGAGGACGCGTCGGTCGGCGCCAAGCTCGGCCTCATCAGCGGCGGCGGTGTGGTGCCCAAGATGTCGGTGATCGTGGCATCGTCGGTCCCGACCGGTGCGCAGCCCTTTCGCGCCGACAAGCTCCAGCCCGAGATGAAGCTGACCGCGGCCTGGGCCTCAGCGACCGTGTCGCCTTCTCTTCAAACCTCAACTACAGCTGGATTCGCGACGAGTTCGACACTGTGGGCGAGGCCGGTGCGACGGCGTCGTTCGGGTTCGGGCTGA
- a CDS encoding response regulator, with product MTPAVDCATPELTGHALIVDDEPAIRSVVRRWFERRGWHVDEASDGAGAKPLIGELAAGRPAYDVIVADLRMPVVNGAELHEWISAHRPDLVDSVVIATGDVYEADAAAFLDRSRCRVLQKPFSLSALADVVAAIKLPSHSA from the coding sequence TGACCGGCCATGCCCTGATCGTCGACGATGAGCCGGCGATCCGGTCTGTGGTGCGGCGCTGGTTCGAGCGCCGTGGGTGGCATGTGGATGAAGCCTCCGATGGAGCCGGGGCGAAGCCGTTGATCGGCGAGCTGGCGGCTGGCCGTCCAGCGTATGACGTCATCGTGGCGGACCTGCGGATGCCCGTGGTGAACGGTGCCGAGCTGCACGAGTGGATTTCGGCTCACCGTCCCGACCTTGTCGACAGCGTGGTCATTGCGACGGGCGACGTGTACGAAGCCGACGCGGCGGCCTTTCTGGACCGCTCGCGATGCCGGGTGCTGCAGAAGCCATTTTCGCTCTCGGCGCTCGCTGACGTCGTCGCGGCGATCAAGCTCCCCAGTCACTCCGCCTGA